A section of the Falco peregrinus isolate bFalPer1 chromosome 3, bFalPer1.pri, whole genome shotgun sequence genome encodes:
- the SHARPIN gene encoding sharpin isoform X1: MTQQVPGRWIHTGGSPRCSVVASGQGGGCETAGCKVAVEQRWGLAAALGTEGRRFRLGLWCWVCGLAPGDGELRLAWCVCLSMLISWEETMVEVRRGAACVPRSWLGCRAGGVAPLPGVPSACGVSSSWLHCGVTLSSCFPQNIAEFDLKDISYRVKSPTCHELALLTSLDEPMVFNFEEEREAQKWWTIVSSSLREVQKALESTLESYASFLSMSASGASASQDPDDAFCSELSKKEDLALNLAQAIEYGDEEAASQCAVALARQQATLSILWKETNYPTDHISMKVGVEDATSSASIIIRVRAHTTIGTLKQQVFHDYGFHPLVQRWIIGQCLCVDERTVSSYGIRRDGDIAFLYLLSAKMAELTEERYEEDQARIMLRSISSLTDTTEERQNDNTLPNTSPKKDWENEASRKMDIGEISQHLDTLQINDLFSAQPAATSLPSPVQVGWSCPKCTFINKPTRPGCEMCSTDRPEDYVVPGSYKPDETELWRMQQEQEGILQYQQALEAERLKNFQQLLQLEEEVLVPNQEVLECRICYQQVPPGEGVLLRECLHNFCRECLRQVINYSEEPEVACPFRDDSYACSSHLQEREIRALVSPDEYRRFLERGLMLAERRSPNSFHCKTTDCRGWCIYEDSVNEFRCPVCQALNCLLCKAIHEGKNCRQYQDDLRLQAQNDSAARQTNDMLQTLVQIGEAMHCPTCFIIVQKKDGCDWIRCTVCQTEICWVTKGPRWGPGGPGDTSGGCRCNINGQRCHPRCQNCH, translated from the exons ATGACCCAGCAAGTGCCAGGTCGATGGATACACACAGGTGGCAGCCCTCGGTGTTCTGTGGTGGCCTCTGGCCAGGGTGGAGGGTGTGAGACTGCAGGCTGCAAGGTGGCTGTTGAGCAGCGGTGGGGCTTGGCGGCAGCCCTGGGCACGGAGGGTCGGCGTTTCAGGCTGGGTTTGTGGTGCTGGGTGTGTGGTTTGGCACCCGGGGATGGAGAGTTGCGCTTGGCTTGGTGTGTGTGCCTGTCCATGCTTATCTCCTGGGAGGAGACCATGGTGGAGGTGAGGAGAGGGGCAGCTTGTGTCCCCAGGTCCTGGCTTGGATGCCGTGCTGGGGGGGTTGCCCCCTTGCCCGGTGTACCGTCTGCATGCGGTGTGTCCTCATCCTGGCTCCATTGTGGTGTGACCCTTTCGTCCTGCTTCCCCCAGAACATCGCCGAGTTCGACCTGAAGGATATCTCGTACAGGGTGAAGAGCCCCACTTGCCATGAGCTGGCGCTGCTCACCTCCTTGGATGAGCCCATGGTTTTTAACTTCGAGGAGGAGCGGGAGGCACAGAAGTGGTGGACGATCGTGAGCAGCTCTCTGCGGGAGGTGCAGAAAG CCTTGGAGAGCACGCTGGAGTCTTATGCCTCATTTCTGTCCATGTCTGCAAGCGGTGCCTCTGCGAGTCAGGATCCAGATGATGCTTTTTGTTCGGAGCTTTCCAAGAAAG aggacCTGGCACTGAACCTCGCCCAGGCAATCGAGTACGGAGATGAGGAGGCGGCCTCGCAGTGTGCCGTGGCCCTGGCTCGCCAGCAAGCCACGCTCAGTATCCTCTGGAAGGAGACCAACTACCCCACGGATCATATCAG catgaaGGTCGGCGTGGAGGATGCAACATCTTCTGCAAGCATCATCATCAGGGTCCGCGCTCACACTACAATAGGAACACTCAAGCAGCAG GTCTTCCACGATTATGGGTTCCACCCCTTGGTTCAGCGCTGGATCATCGGGCAGTGCCTGTGTGTGGATGAACGGACCGTCTCCTCCTACGGCATCCGCAGGGATGGCGACATTGCGTTCCTCTACCTGCTCTCGGCGAAGATGGCCGAGCTCACCGAGGAGCGCTACGAGGAGGACCAGGCGCGGATCATGCTCAGATCCATCTCCTCACTGACTGACACCACTGAGGAACGGCAAAACGACAACACCCTGCCCAACACATCTCCAAAGAAAG ACTGGGAGAACGAGGCCAGCAGGAAGATGGACATCGGTGAGATCAGCCAGCACTTGGACACGCTGCAGATCAACGACCTTTTCAgtgcccagcctgctgccacgAGCCTGCCCTCCCCAGTGCAG GTGGGCTGGTCGTGTCCAAAATGCACCTTCATCAACAAACCCACGCGGCCAGGCTGCGAGATGTGCAGCACAGACCGTCCCGAGGACTATGTGGTCCCTGGCAGCTACAAGCCAGACGAGACGGAGCTTTGGAggatgcagcaggagcaggaggggatCCTACAGTACCAGCAG GCACTGGAGGCCGAGCGGCTGAAGaacttccagcagctgctgcagctggaggaggaggtgctggtGCCCAAccaggaggtgctggagtgCCGCATCTGCTACCAGCAGGTCCCCCCCGGCGAGGGGGTGCTGCTGCGCGAGTGCCTGCACAACTTCTGCAG GGAGTGCCTGCGCCAGGTGATCAACTACAGTGAGGAACCAGAGGTGGCCTGTCCCTTCCGTGACGACTCCTACgcctgcagcagccacctccaggagcGGGAGATCCGGGCG CTGGTGTCACCGGACGAGTACCGGCGGTTCCTGGAGAGAGGCCTGATGCTGGCGGAGCGGCGCAGCCCCAACAGCTTCCACTGCAAGACCACCGACTGCCGCGGCTGGTGCATCTACGAGGATTCGGTGAACGAGTTCCGCTGCCCCGTCTGCCAGGCCCTCAACTGCCTGCTGTGCAAG GCCATCCATGAAGGGAAGAACTGCCGCCAGTACCAGGATGACCTGCGGCTCCAGGCACAGAACGACTCGGCTGCCCGGCAGACCAACGACATGCTGCAG ACCCTGGTGCAGATCGGGGAGGCCATGCATTGCCCCACCTGCTTCATCATCGTCCAGAAGAAGGACGGCTGCGACTGGATCCGCTGCACCGTCTGCCAGACCGAGATCTGTTGGGTGACCAAGGGGCCGCGCTGGGGGCCTGGG GGTCCCGGGGACACCAGTGGTGGCTGTCGCTGCAACATCAACGGACAGAGGTGCCACCCCCGGTGCCAAAACTGCCACTGA
- the SHARPIN gene encoding sharpin isoform X3: MSLSTARPPSAGTGARPLPPAGALGVLIGCRGQRRGERLSITNIAEFDLKDISYRVKSPTCHELALLTSLDEPMVFNFEEEREAQKWWTIVSSSLREVQKALESTLESYASFLSMSASGASASQDPDDAFCSELSKKEDLALNLAQAIEYGDEEAASQCAVALARQQATLSILWKETNYPTDHISMKVGVEDATSSASIIIRVRAHTTIGTLKQQVFHDYGFHPLVQRWIIGQCLCVDERTVSSYGIRRDGDIAFLYLLSAKMAELTEERYEEDQARIMLRSISSLTDTTEERQNDNTLPNTSPKKDWENEASRKMDIGEISQHLDTLQINDLFSAQPAATSLPSPVQVGWSCPKCTFINKPTRPGCEMCSTDRPEDYVVPGSYKPDETELWRMQQEQEGILQYQQALEAERLKNFQQLLQLEEEVLVPNQEVLECRICYQQVPPGEGVLLRECLHNFCRECLRQVINYSEEPEVACPFRDDSYACSSHLQEREIRALVSPDEYRRFLERGLMLAERRSPNSFHCKTTDCRGWCIYEDSVNEFRCPVCQALNCLLCKAIHEGKNCRQYQDDLRLQAQNDSAARQTNDMLQTLVQIGEAMHCPTCFIIVQKKDGCDWIRCTVCQTEICWVTKGPRWGPGGPGDTSGGCRCNINGQRCHPRCQNCH; this comes from the exons AACATCGCCGAGTTCGACCTGAAGGATATCTCGTACAGGGTGAAGAGCCCCACTTGCCATGAGCTGGCGCTGCTCACCTCCTTGGATGAGCCCATGGTTTTTAACTTCGAGGAGGAGCGGGAGGCACAGAAGTGGTGGACGATCGTGAGCAGCTCTCTGCGGGAGGTGCAGAAAG CCTTGGAGAGCACGCTGGAGTCTTATGCCTCATTTCTGTCCATGTCTGCAAGCGGTGCCTCTGCGAGTCAGGATCCAGATGATGCTTTTTGTTCGGAGCTTTCCAAGAAAG aggacCTGGCACTGAACCTCGCCCAGGCAATCGAGTACGGAGATGAGGAGGCGGCCTCGCAGTGTGCCGTGGCCCTGGCTCGCCAGCAAGCCACGCTCAGTATCCTCTGGAAGGAGACCAACTACCCCACGGATCATATCAG catgaaGGTCGGCGTGGAGGATGCAACATCTTCTGCAAGCATCATCATCAGGGTCCGCGCTCACACTACAATAGGAACACTCAAGCAGCAG GTCTTCCACGATTATGGGTTCCACCCCTTGGTTCAGCGCTGGATCATCGGGCAGTGCCTGTGTGTGGATGAACGGACCGTCTCCTCCTACGGCATCCGCAGGGATGGCGACATTGCGTTCCTCTACCTGCTCTCGGCGAAGATGGCCGAGCTCACCGAGGAGCGCTACGAGGAGGACCAGGCGCGGATCATGCTCAGATCCATCTCCTCACTGACTGACACCACTGAGGAACGGCAAAACGACAACACCCTGCCCAACACATCTCCAAAGAAAG ACTGGGAGAACGAGGCCAGCAGGAAGATGGACATCGGTGAGATCAGCCAGCACTTGGACACGCTGCAGATCAACGACCTTTTCAgtgcccagcctgctgccacgAGCCTGCCCTCCCCAGTGCAG GTGGGCTGGTCGTGTCCAAAATGCACCTTCATCAACAAACCCACGCGGCCAGGCTGCGAGATGTGCAGCACAGACCGTCCCGAGGACTATGTGGTCCCTGGCAGCTACAAGCCAGACGAGACGGAGCTTTGGAggatgcagcaggagcaggaggggatCCTACAGTACCAGCAG GCACTGGAGGCCGAGCGGCTGAAGaacttccagcagctgctgcagctggaggaggaggtgctggtGCCCAAccaggaggtgctggagtgCCGCATCTGCTACCAGCAGGTCCCCCCCGGCGAGGGGGTGCTGCTGCGCGAGTGCCTGCACAACTTCTGCAG GGAGTGCCTGCGCCAGGTGATCAACTACAGTGAGGAACCAGAGGTGGCCTGTCCCTTCCGTGACGACTCCTACgcctgcagcagccacctccaggagcGGGAGATCCGGGCG CTGGTGTCACCGGACGAGTACCGGCGGTTCCTGGAGAGAGGCCTGATGCTGGCGGAGCGGCGCAGCCCCAACAGCTTCCACTGCAAGACCACCGACTGCCGCGGCTGGTGCATCTACGAGGATTCGGTGAACGAGTTCCGCTGCCCCGTCTGCCAGGCCCTCAACTGCCTGCTGTGCAAG GCCATCCATGAAGGGAAGAACTGCCGCCAGTACCAGGATGACCTGCGGCTCCAGGCACAGAACGACTCGGCTGCCCGGCAGACCAACGACATGCTGCAG ACCCTGGTGCAGATCGGGGAGGCCATGCATTGCCCCACCTGCTTCATCATCGTCCAGAAGAAGGACGGCTGCGACTGGATCCGCTGCACCGTCTGCCAGACCGAGATCTGTTGGGTGACCAAGGGGCCGCGCTGGGGGCCTGGG GGTCCCGGGGACACCAGTGGTGGCTGTCGCTGCAACATCAACGGACAGAGGTGCCACCCCCGGTGCCAAAACTGCCACTGA
- the SHARPIN gene encoding sharpin isoform X4, whose amino-acid sequence MVFNFEEEREAQKWWTIVSSSLREVQKALESTLESYASFLSMSASGASASQDPDDAFCSELSKKEDLALNLAQAIEYGDEEAASQCAVALARQQATLSILWKETNYPTDHISMKVGVEDATSSASIIIRVRAHTTIGTLKQQVFHDYGFHPLVQRWIIGQCLCVDERTVSSYGIRRDGDIAFLYLLSAKMAELTEERYEEDQARIMLRSISSLTDTTEERQNDNTLPNTSPKKDWENEASRKMDIGEISQHLDTLQINDLFSAQPAATSLPSPVQVGWSCPKCTFINKPTRPGCEMCSTDRPEDYVVPGSYKPDETELWRMQQEQEGILQYQQALEAERLKNFQQLLQLEEEVLVPNQEVLECRICYQQVPPGEGVLLRECLHNFCRECLRQVINYSEEPEVACPFRDDSYACSSHLQEREIRALVSPDEYRRFLERGLMLAERRSPNSFHCKTTDCRGWCIYEDSVNEFRCPVCQALNCLLCKAIHEGKNCRQYQDDLRLQAQNDSAARQTNDMLQTLVQIGEAMHCPTCFIIVQKKDGCDWIRCTVCQTEICWVTKGPRWGPGGPGDTSGGCRCNINGQRCHPRCQNCH is encoded by the exons ATGGTTTTTAACTTCGAGGAGGAGCGGGAGGCACAGAAGTGGTGGACGATCGTGAGCAGCTCTCTGCGGGAGGTGCAGAAAG CCTTGGAGAGCACGCTGGAGTCTTATGCCTCATTTCTGTCCATGTCTGCAAGCGGTGCCTCTGCGAGTCAGGATCCAGATGATGCTTTTTGTTCGGAGCTTTCCAAGAAAG aggacCTGGCACTGAACCTCGCCCAGGCAATCGAGTACGGAGATGAGGAGGCGGCCTCGCAGTGTGCCGTGGCCCTGGCTCGCCAGCAAGCCACGCTCAGTATCCTCTGGAAGGAGACCAACTACCCCACGGATCATATCAG catgaaGGTCGGCGTGGAGGATGCAACATCTTCTGCAAGCATCATCATCAGGGTCCGCGCTCACACTACAATAGGAACACTCAAGCAGCAG GTCTTCCACGATTATGGGTTCCACCCCTTGGTTCAGCGCTGGATCATCGGGCAGTGCCTGTGTGTGGATGAACGGACCGTCTCCTCCTACGGCATCCGCAGGGATGGCGACATTGCGTTCCTCTACCTGCTCTCGGCGAAGATGGCCGAGCTCACCGAGGAGCGCTACGAGGAGGACCAGGCGCGGATCATGCTCAGATCCATCTCCTCACTGACTGACACCACTGAGGAACGGCAAAACGACAACACCCTGCCCAACACATCTCCAAAGAAAG ACTGGGAGAACGAGGCCAGCAGGAAGATGGACATCGGTGAGATCAGCCAGCACTTGGACACGCTGCAGATCAACGACCTTTTCAgtgcccagcctgctgccacgAGCCTGCCCTCCCCAGTGCAG GTGGGCTGGTCGTGTCCAAAATGCACCTTCATCAACAAACCCACGCGGCCAGGCTGCGAGATGTGCAGCACAGACCGTCCCGAGGACTATGTGGTCCCTGGCAGCTACAAGCCAGACGAGACGGAGCTTTGGAggatgcagcaggagcaggaggggatCCTACAGTACCAGCAG GCACTGGAGGCCGAGCGGCTGAAGaacttccagcagctgctgcagctggaggaggaggtgctggtGCCCAAccaggaggtgctggagtgCCGCATCTGCTACCAGCAGGTCCCCCCCGGCGAGGGGGTGCTGCTGCGCGAGTGCCTGCACAACTTCTGCAG GGAGTGCCTGCGCCAGGTGATCAACTACAGTGAGGAACCAGAGGTGGCCTGTCCCTTCCGTGACGACTCCTACgcctgcagcagccacctccaggagcGGGAGATCCGGGCG CTGGTGTCACCGGACGAGTACCGGCGGTTCCTGGAGAGAGGCCTGATGCTGGCGGAGCGGCGCAGCCCCAACAGCTTCCACTGCAAGACCACCGACTGCCGCGGCTGGTGCATCTACGAGGATTCGGTGAACGAGTTCCGCTGCCCCGTCTGCCAGGCCCTCAACTGCCTGCTGTGCAAG GCCATCCATGAAGGGAAGAACTGCCGCCAGTACCAGGATGACCTGCGGCTCCAGGCACAGAACGACTCGGCTGCCCGGCAGACCAACGACATGCTGCAG ACCCTGGTGCAGATCGGGGAGGCCATGCATTGCCCCACCTGCTTCATCATCGTCCAGAAGAAGGACGGCTGCGACTGGATCCGCTGCACCGTCTGCCAGACCGAGATCTGTTGGGTGACCAAGGGGCCGCGCTGGGGGCCTGGG GGTCCCGGGGACACCAGTGGTGGCTGTCGCTGCAACATCAACGGACAGAGGTGCCACCCCCGGTGCCAAAACTGCCACTGA
- the LOC101917277 gene encoding cytochrome c1, heme protein, mitochondrial, producing MAAVAVRSLPLRPYGRLLLPRARTAPAPATMSSFAGLSRGGKVALSALGLLAAGGGGLALALRSAVDAGELEMHPPSFPWSHSSPLAALDHGSVRRGFQVYKQVCSACHSLEYVAFRNLIGVTHTEAEAKALAEEVEVMDGPDENGEMFMRPGKISDYFPKPYPNPEAARAANNGALPPDLSYIVNARHGGEDYVFSLLTGYCDPPAGVTVREGLHYNPYFPGQAIGMAPPIYNEILEYDDGTPATMSQIAKDVCTFLRWAAEPEHDHRKRMGLKMLMISGLLSCLLYYMKRHKWSVLKSRKMVYRPPK from the exons GCCACCATGTCCTCCTTCGCTGGGCTGTCCCGCGGGGGCAAGGTGGCCCTGTcggcgctggggctgctggcggcgggcggagggggcctggccctggccctgcgCTCGGCCGTGGACGCCGGCGAGCTGGAGATGCACCCGCCCAGCTTCCCCTGGAGCCACAGCAGCCCGTTGGCTGCCCTTGACCACGGCAG CGTGCGCCGCGGGTTCCAGGTGTACAAGCAGGTGTGCTCCGCTTGTCACAGCTTGGAGTACGTGGCCTTCCGCAACCTCATCGGCGTCACACACACCGAGGCGGAGGCCAAGGCGCTGGCCGAGGAG GTGGAGGTGATGGACGGCCCGGATGAGAACGGGGAGATGTTTATGCGTCCCGGCAAAATCTCCGACTATTTTCCCAAACCTTATCCCAACCCCGAGGCGGCACGAGCTGCCAACAATGGGGCGCTGCCCCCTGACCTCAGCTACATCGTCAACGCCCG GCACGGGGGCGAGGACTACGTGTTCTCTCTCCTCACCGGCTATTGCGACCCCCCAGCCGGCGTGACAGTGCGGGAGGGGCTGCACTACAACCCATACTTCCCGGGCCAGGCCATCGGCATGGCCCCCCCAATCTACAATGAAATTTTGGAATATGATGATG GCACGCCGGCCACCATGTCACAGATCGCCAAGGACGTCTGCACGTTCCTGCggtgggcagcagagccagagcaCGACCACCGCAAACGGATGGGTTTGAAG atGCTGATGATCTCGGGGCTCCTCAGCTGCCTCCTCTACTACATGAAACGCCACAAATGGTCTGTGCTGAAGAGCAGGAAAATGGTCTACCGGCCCCCCAAGTAG